TCGGAGACGCGCGTGCCGCACCCGGCCTACGGAAAGATCGTGCGCAAGTCGAGCCGCTTCAAGGCGCACGACGAGCGTAATGAAGCCAACGTCGGCGACGTGGTGCGGATCGTGGAATGCCGTCCGCTTTCGCGCGAGAAGCGCTGGAGACTGGTCGAGATCGTGGAGCGCGCGAAGTAACATGATTCAGCAAGAAACTCGGCTCAAAGTGGCCGACAACTCGGGCGCGCGCGAACTGCTCGTTATTCACATCTCGGGCGGCAGCCGGCACAACTACGCGCACGTCGGCGACATCGTCGTCGGAACGGTCAAGAGCGCCATTCCCGGCGCCGCCGTGAAGAAGGGCCAAGTCGTCAAGGCCGTCGTGGTTCGCACCAGCGCGCCGATCCGCCGTACGGACGGTTCCGTCGTGCGCTGCGACGACAACGCGTGCGTCATCATCAAGGGCGAAAAGGACAACCTCGATCCGCGCGGCACGCGCGTGTTCGGGCCGGTCATGCGCGAGCTGCGCGACCGCGGCTTCCTGAAGATCGCCTCACTCGCACCGGAGGTGCTGTAAAGCGATGGCGATCAAAACGAACA
The window above is part of the Candidatus Baltobacteraceae bacterium genome. Proteins encoded here:
- the rpsQ gene encoding 30S ribosomal protein S17 codes for the protein MEQHNERGARRIKQGRVASNKMDKTIVVVSETRVPHPAYGKIVRKSSRFKAHDERNEANVGDVVRIVECRPLSREKRWRLVEIVERAK
- the rplN gene encoding 50S ribosomal protein L14 yields the protein MIQQETRLKVADNSGARELLVIHISGGSRHNYAHVGDIVVGTVKSAIPGAAVKKGQVVKAVVVRTSAPIRRTDGSVVRCDDNACVIIKGEKDNLDPRGTRVFGPVMRELRDRGFLKIASLAPEVL